The Magnetospirillum sp. XM-1 genomic interval TGGAGATCGGGCAAGTGGCGTCAAGAGTGAGCTTGTTGACCAGCTGGCTTTCGTCGAAGAACGGCATGTAGACCAGCCCCTCCGGCGGCTTGTTACGGCCACGGGTGTCGATACGGGTGGTCACCTCGCCGCGCCGGCTGGCGATCTTCACCACGTCGCCGTTGCGCAAATTGCGCTTGGCGGCGTCGTTGGGATGCATGTACAGCACGGCGTTGGGCACCGACTTGTGCAGTTCCGGCACGCGACGGGTCATGGACCCCGAATGCCAGTGCTCCAGCACGCGGCCGGTGGACAGCCACAGGTCGTACTCCTTGTCCGGCGACTCGGCGGCCGGAGCGTAGGGCAGCGCGAAGATCCAGGCCTTGCCGTCGGGCTTGCCGTAGAACTTCACACCCTCGCCCGCCTTCACGTAGGGGTCGTAGCCCTCACGGAAGCGCCACAGGGTCTCCTTGCCGTCGACCACCGGCCAGCGCAGGCCGCGGGCCTTGTGGTAGGTCTCGAACGGCGCCAGATCGTGGGCATGGCCGCGACCAAACTGGGCATATTCCTCGAACAGGCCCTTCTGGACGTAGAAGCCGAACGCCTTGGACTCGTCGTTGTCGTGACCGGCCTGCAGCTCGGCCAGCGGGAACTTATCCACGGCGCCGTTCTTGTACAGGATGTCGAACAGCGTCTTGCCGCGCACTTCCGGCTTCTTGGCGATCAGTTCCTCCGGCCACACTTCCTCGACCTTGAAGCGCTTGGAGAACTCCATCAGCTGCCACAGATCCGACTTGGCCTCGCCCGGAGCCTTGACCTGCTGACGCCAGAACTGGGTGCGGCGCTCGGCGTTGCCGTAGGCCCCTTCCTTCTCCATCCACATGGCGGTGGGCAGGATCAGGTCGGCCGCCAGCGCGGTCACGGTCGGATAGGGATCGGACACCACCACGAAATTGGCGGGGTTGCGGTAGCCCGGATACCCCTCCTCGTTCATGTTGGGCGCGGTCTGCATGTTGTTGGTGCACTGGACCCAATAGGCGTTCAGCTTGCCGTCCTTCAGCATGCGATGCTGCAGAACCGCGTGATAGCCAATCTTGGGGTTCAGCGTGCCGGCCGGCAGCTGCCACAGCTTCTCGGTGATCTCACGATGCTTGTCGTTCATCACCACCATGTCGGCGGGCAGGCGGTGGGCGAAGGTGCCCACTTCGCGGGCCGTGCCGCAGGCCGAGGGCTGGCCGGTCAGCGAGAACGGGCTGTTGCCCGGCTCGGAGATCTTGCCCATCAGCAGATGCACGTTGTAGATCATGTTGTTGACCCACGTGCCGCGCGCGTGCTGGTTGAAGCCCATGGTCCAGAACGACACGATCTTCATCTTCGGATCGGCGTACATCTTGGCCAGGGCTTCCAGCTTGTCGGCGGGAACGCCCGACAGCTTGGACACCTTCTCCAGGGTGTATTCGGACACGAAGGCCTTGAACTCGTCGAAGGTCATCGGGTCGGACTTGTCCGGAGTGGCCGCGTTGGCCTGATCCTTCTCGAGCGGATTGGTCGGACGCAGGCCATAGCCGATGTCCGTCACGCCCTTCTTGAAGTTGACGTGCTTCTCGATGAACTCCTTGTTATAGGCGTTCTTCGAGATGATGTAGTGGCAGATGTAGTTCAGGATCGCCAGATCGGTCTGGGGCGTGAACACCATCGGCAGGTCGGCCAGCTCGAACGAGCGGTGCTCGAAGGTGGACAGCACGGCGACCTTGCAGCCCTCGTGGGTCAGGCGGCGATCGGTGACGCGCGACCACAGGATGGGGTGCATCTCCGCCATGTTGGAGCCCCACAGCACGAAAGCGTCGGTCTGCTCGATGTCGTCGTAGCAGCCCATGGGCTCGTCGATGCCGAAGGTGCGCATGAAGCCGGCAACGGCCGAGGCCATGCAGTGGCGCGCATTGGGGTCCAGGTTGTTGGAGCGGAAGCCGGCCTTGTACAGCTTGGAGGCGGCGTAGCCTTCCCAGATGGTCCACTGGCCCGAGCCGAACATGCCGACGCGGGTGGCGCCGTCGGGCTTCTTCAGCTGCTCCTTCCACTTCTCCGCCATGATGTCGAAGGCCTGGTCCCACGTGATCGGCGTGAATTCGCCGTTCTTGTCGAACTTGCCGTTCTTCATGCGCAGCAGCGGCTTGGTCAGCCGGTCTTCGCCGTACATGATCTTGGACAGGAAGTAGCCCTTGATGCAGTTCAGGCCACGGTTGACGGGAGAATCGGGATCGCCCTGGGTGGCAACCACCCGGCCGTCCTGAACGCCCACCAGAACGGCGCATCCCGTACCGCAGAAGCGGCAGACACCCTTGTCCCAGCGGATATTGGCTTTTGCCGGCTGGGCGATGGCCGGCGTGGCGATCCCCGCAGCGGCAGCAGTGGCCGCGACGGCGTTCGCCTTAATGAAGTCGCGCCTGGTGAGGCTCATGAAACGGTCTCCCCTTCCAGATCAAGATCAGAATCAAAGTGATGATAAACCAGGGACACATTCAGAATTCCCTGGATGTCGGTCAGGCTGGTAATCGTGGAACCCGCCCAGTTGCCTTCGGCATCCTCGACGGTAACCACCATCCTGCCATCGTCGGTCATGGTGTGGACCTCGACGCCGGGAATCCGGCTGAGGGCATCATGAACCTCGTGCCGGCGCTCCGGCTTGACGTGAATCAACACGCCGCAGATGTTCTCCACCTGCTCCCTGGGCTTGGATTGCTCGGTGGCAACGAAGGTCGCGAGTCTCATCGTCTTCCTCTCAGGCTCGAACCAAAGGTGCCATGGAAAGCGCCCCGACCGGACAGGTCGAAACGCAAACTCCACAACCATTACAGGACTCGTCGGCGATCTCGGGCAGCACGCGGCCGCCCGGCAAAGGCCTGAACTTGATGGCGCGGGACTCGCAGGGGTCGCCGCACAGGCGACAGGTCACGCCTTGAATGGAAATGCAGGCGGCGCCCAGGCGCGCCAGCACGGGCAGAGAGCCGGCGCCGTCGAACGCCTTGCGGTCAATGGCCGCCGGACGGCCGTCACGCGCCACGCACGCGGTATCGCAATCGCCGCAGAAGGTGCAGCCACCCCGGGTGAAATCCACCACCGGCCGGCCATCGGCACCCTTGACGAGAATGTGTTCGGGACAGGAGGTGAGGCA includes:
- a CDS encoding ferredoxin-type protein NapF, producing the protein MTRRTESRAPSGPRPPWSIDTFAAACDGCGACLTSCPEHILVKGADGRPVVDFTRGGCTFCGDCDTACVARDGRPAAIDRKAFDGAGSLPVLARLGAACISIQGVTCRLCGDPCESRAIKFRPLPGGRVLPEIADESCNGCGVCVSTCPVGALSMAPLVRA
- a CDS encoding chaperone NapD, which translates into the protein MRLATFVATEQSKPREQVENICGVLIHVKPERRHEVHDALSRIPGVEVHTMTDDGRMVVTVEDAEGNWAGSTITSLTDIQGILNVSLVYHHFDSDLDLEGETVS
- the napA gene encoding nitrate reductase catalytic subunit NapA, translating into MSLTRRDFIKANAVAATAAAAGIATPAIAQPAKANIRWDKGVCRFCGTGCAVLVGVQDGRVVATQGDPDSPVNRGLNCIKGYFLSKIMYGEDRLTKPLLRMKNGKFDKNGEFTPITWDQAFDIMAEKWKEQLKKPDGATRVGMFGSGQWTIWEGYAASKLYKAGFRSNNLDPNARHCMASAVAGFMRTFGIDEPMGCYDDIEQTDAFVLWGSNMAEMHPILWSRVTDRRLTHEGCKVAVLSTFEHRSFELADLPMVFTPQTDLAILNYICHYIISKNAYNKEFIEKHVNFKKGVTDIGYGLRPTNPLEKDQANAATPDKSDPMTFDEFKAFVSEYTLEKVSKLSGVPADKLEALAKMYADPKMKIVSFWTMGFNQHARGTWVNNMIYNVHLLMGKISEPGNSPFSLTGQPSACGTAREVGTFAHRLPADMVVMNDKHREITEKLWQLPAGTLNPKIGYHAVLQHRMLKDGKLNAYWVQCTNNMQTAPNMNEEGYPGYRNPANFVVVSDPYPTVTALAADLILPTAMWMEKEGAYGNAERRTQFWRQQVKAPGEAKSDLWQLMEFSKRFKVEEVWPEELIAKKPEVRGKTLFDILYKNGAVDKFPLAELQAGHDNDESKAFGFYVQKGLFEEYAQFGRGHAHDLAPFETYHKARGLRWPVVDGKETLWRFREGYDPYVKAGEGVKFYGKPDGKAWIFALPYAPAAESPDKEYDLWLSTGRVLEHWHSGSMTRRVPELHKSVPNAVLYMHPNDAAKRNLRNGDVVKIASRRGEVTTRIDTRGRNKPPEGLVYMPFFDESQLVNKLTLDATCPISKETDYKKCAVKVTKA